From a region of the Lactuca sativa cultivar Salinas chromosome 4, Lsat_Salinas_v11, whole genome shotgun sequence genome:
- the LOC111908598 gene encoding uncharacterized protein LOC111908598, with translation MHHIYSHRRPSSCQPSLPASPTSFSIQWKLYDRLMRLETGLNGTRSLIEASPESWEEKIKENKEYAKFRIFDEKYALLFEDSIVIEDQTMTPLQFQKNSNPNEKNMEGKGNSYEINLDDDEPLFHSFHESSSTKRKKKKSFSNNCSTKSKSLVYEETLNILLDAIS, from the exons ATGCACCATATTTACTCCCACCGGCGACCCTCCTCCTGCCAACCATCGTTGCCGGCGTCGCCTACCTCCTTCTCCATTCAG TGGAAGCTTTATGACCGCTTAATGAGGCTTGAAACCGGACTCAATGGGACGAGAAGCCTAATAGAGGCATCACCTGAGTCGTGGGAGGAGAAAATAAAG GAGAATAAAGAATATGCCAAATTTAGGATATTTGATGAGAAATATGCTCTTTTGTTTGAAGATTCCATTGTCATTGAAGATCAAACTATGACTCCGTTACAATTTCAAAAAAATAGCAATCCGAACGAAAAAAATATGGAGGGCAAAGGAAATAGTTATGAAATCAATTTAGATGATGATGAGCCTCTTTTTCATAGTTTCCATGAAAGTAGTTCAACAAAAAGGAAGAAGAAAAAGTCATTTTCCAACAACTGTTCAACCAAGAGTAAAAGTTTGGTTTATGAggaaacattaaatattttattggACGCCATATCGTAA